CAGTATATAGATATAGATTAGCTGAATACTAGCTTAAACACTAGCTCTTTTACCTATTATCCAGGGGTAAAGAGATCAATAAATGGTATCATTACCACAAATGTTATATTAAAAGGATTGTAGCCCTTCGATAAATGGAAGAAAAAAAAACTTCGCAGAATATTCCTACTGATATCGCGAGATTTAGAAAAACATCTGATGAAGACTTCCTTCCCCCATGGCTTTTCCAGCATGAAGACCTCATAAATGCAATCGAATCAGGCAACCATCTTGAAAAAGATAAGCTGATAAATACACTAAACTATATTCATTTTATGGGTGGTTACGTTCATGTCTTATTACGTCATCCCAAATATGAAGAAGAAATTCTTGTAAAGGCCAAGCCCGAGGTTTGCGTCAACGATGAATTAACCTGTTCCTGGGATAAAATTCACACAAGTTTCAGCCTTGAAAATTTCCAATTCCATTACCTGATAGTAATAGTAAGAGAAAAACAATCTATAATACTCATACCTGCAACACTGCTTAGTATAAGCAAAACAGAATTAAAAATACTGATACCGGAAAAGAGCTATCTTCTCAGCAGGCGCCGGACCGGTCGCTTCACTTGCCGGGATGTAACTGCAGAATTGACGCAAAGTGGATTCCTTGCCAGAGGTAAACTGGTGGATTTCGGTCCACTCTCCTTCCGCATAAATGTGAACACAGAGGTACCCTCTTCATTTCATTTGTTTAATAAAGATGTTGTATCTACGGTCCGATTTACCAGCAATGACAAAGTCCTTTTTTCCGGAAACTGTTTCTGTCTTCGGCAACAGCATGATAATTATGGTTGGGAAATTGTGCTTGTTCCTCTGAGTGAATGCATCGATCGTTTCAAGGCAAGAAAAATACGCCTTCCTCGCCGTCAGATCTTACCACCGCCAATAGCTACGTTTGAACATCCTTTCTTCAAAAGGAATGTACAACGTGAAATTTTCAATATCTCTATTACCGGATTTTCTGTATACGACGACGCGGATAATGAAGTACTTGTACCAGGAATGGTCATACACGGGCTATCAATAGTATATGCCGGAGAACTGAAAATGAGCTGTACAGCTCAGATAATTTACCGCCGGAAGCAGGATGATAATAAAATTTGCTGCGGCGTTGCCATTCTGGATATGGACATCCATAGTTATAGCCGTTTAAATCGCATCCTCAGTTTAAACGCAGACCCCCATTCCTGCATATCCACTGAAGTGGACATGGACGCCCTCTGGGAGTTCTTTTTTGACACCGGTTTTATATACCCTAAAAAGTATAAGTTATTCCAATATCATCGAGAGGAATTTAAAAATACTTACAGGAAACTCTACCAGGAGAACCCCGAGATTGCTGCGCATTTAACCTATGAACAAAACGGGCGAATCTATGGTCATATGTCCATGATACGAGCCTATGAGCGTGCCTGGATGATTCACCATCACGCGGCGAGGCCAATTGCAAAAAAACGCCCTGGCTTCATTGTTCTAAAACAGCTGGTGCAGTTTTTGTACGGCATGTACCATCTGCCCTCTGCAAAAATGGACTATATCTTGTGCTATTTCCGTCCGGAGAATTCATTTCCTGACCATGTATTTGGCGGCTTTGCAAGGGAAATGAATAATCCGCAGATTGGTTCACTTGATCTTTTTTCTTATGTGACATTTCCTGTCGGAATGCCTCAGAATCAGCTACCGACAGGGTGGTCATTACATGAAAGTACATCTTCCGAATTATGGGAGTTAGAACAATTTTACAAACATTACTCCGGTGGTTTGATGTTTAACGTACTAAATTTAGCACGAAAAGACATCACCGATGAATCTCTGGAAAATGTTGCCCAACGGCTCGGTTTTATAAGAAAGTGGAAGGTCTACTCTCTCTCTAATAGGGGTTGTTTGAAAGCAGTTTTGATTGTCAATCAGTCTGATGTGGGAGTAAATTTGTCTGAGCTTTTGAACAGTATCAAAGTCATTGTAATCGATACGGAATGTCTTCCATGGAAAGTACTTTCCCTTGCCATTGCATACCTGACAGGAGTTTATCAACTTGACAGCATTCCCGTTCTAATTTATCCATCTATTTATTCCGATATTATGAACGTTCCCTGCGAAAAGAGATA
The Deltaproteobacteria bacterium DNA segment above includes these coding regions:
- a CDS encoding PilZ domain-containing protein — protein: MEEKKTSQNIPTDIARFRKTSDEDFLPPWLFQHEDLINAIESGNHLEKDKLINTLNYIHFMGGYVHVLLRHPKYEEEILVKAKPEVCVNDELTCSWDKIHTSFSLENFQFHYLIVIVREKQSIILIPATLLSISKTELKILIPEKSYLLSRRRTGRFTCRDVTAELTQSGFLARGKLVDFGPLSFRINVNTEVPSSFHLFNKDVVSTVRFTSNDKVLFSGNCFCLRQQHDNYGWEIVLVPLSECIDRFKARKIRLPRRQILPPPIATFEHPFFKRNVQREIFNISITGFSVYDDADNEVLVPGMVIHGLSIVYAGELKMSCTAQIIYRRKQDDNKICCGVAILDMDIHSYSRLNRILSLNADPHSCISTEVDMDALWEFFFDTGFIYPKKYKLFQYHREEFKNTYRKLYQENPEIAAHLTYEQNGRIYGHMSMIRAYERAWMIHHHAARPIAKKRPGFIVLKQLVQFLYGMYHLPSAKMDYILCYFRPENSFPDHVFGGFAREMNNPQIGSLDLFSYVTFPVGMPQNQLPTGWSLHESTSSELWELEQFYKHYSGGLMFNVLNLARKDITDESLENVAQRLGFIRKWKVYSLSNRGCLKAVLIVNQSDVGVNLSELLNSIKVIVIDTECLPWKVLSLAIAYLTGVYQLDSIPVLIYPSIYSDIMNVPCEKRYQLWILNALHHPNEFVEYMQQRFKLNYE